GTGGCGAGGAAATAGCGCAGTGCATCGGCGCCATACTTATCGATGACTTCCATCGGGTCGATTCCGTTTCCGAGTGATTTGCTCATTTTGCGTCCGTCTGCATCGCGTACAAGGCCATGCAGCAGTACGTCTTTGAACGGCCGCTTCCCGGTAAATTCGATGCCCTGGAAAATCATGCGGGCAACCCAGAAATAAATGATGTCATAACCCGTTACAAGTACATCCGTCGGATAAAAACGTTTAAAGTCAGCCGATTCCTCATCAGGCCAGCCCATTGTTGAAAACGGCCAGAGTGCCGAGCTGAACCATGTGTCAAGGACATCTTCATCCTGCTTCCAGTTTTCGATATCCTGCGGCGGCTCATGGCCGACATGGATTTCGCCTGTTTCTTTATGGTACCAGGCTGGAATGCGGTGGCCCCACCAGAGTTGTCGGGAAATGCACCAGTCACGGATATTCTCAATCCAGTGCATATACGTTTTTTCAAATCGCTCCGGAACGAAGTTCACTTTTCCATCTGTTTTCTGCAGCTCGATCGCTTGTTCCGCCAGCGGGCCCATTTTAACAAACCACTGGGTGGAAAGATACGGTTCAACAACTGCCCCGCTCCGCTCGGAATGACCGACAGAATGAGTGTGCTCTTCAATTTTCACGAGCACGCCTTCATCTTGAAGATCCTTCACGATTTCTTTGCGGCATTCAAACCGGTCCATGCCCTGGTATTTGCCGGCATTTCCGTTCATGGTACCGTCTTCATTCATGACAAGGACACGTTTCAGGTTATGGCGGTTGCCGATTTCAAAGTCATTCGGGTCGTGGGCCGGGGTGATTTTCACCGCACCGGAACCGAACTCCATATCGACATAGTCATCACCGACAATTTCCAGTTCGCGGCCGATAATCGGCAGGATTGCCTTATTGCCGATCAAATGTTTATAACGGTCATCTTCCGGATGTACCGCAATCGCAGTGTCACCGAGCATGGTTTCCGGGCGGGTTGTCGCAATTTCGATTTCACCCGAACCATCTGCAAGCGGATACCGCATATGATAGAATGCACCTTGAACATCCTTGTAAATGACTTCGATGTCAGACAGCGCCGTCTTTGTTTGCGGATCCCAGTTGATTATATATTCGCCGCGGTAGATCAGGCCTTTTTTATAAAGGGAGACAAACACTTCGCGAACCGCTTTTGACAACCCTTCATCAAGCGTGAAACGCTCGCGGGAATAGTCGAGCCCAAGACCGAGTTTTGCCCACTGCCTGCGGATGAATTCGGCATATTCTTCTTTCCATTCCCATGATTTTTCAAGGAATTTTTCCCTTCCCAGATCGTGGCGGGAAATTCCCTGCTCACGAAGTTTGGCATCAACCTTTGCCTGGGTTGCGATTCCGGCATGGTCCATGCCCGGCAGCCATAATACGTCATATCCCTGCATTCGCTTCGCCCTGGTCAGAATGTCCTGAAGCGTCGTATCCCATGCATGGCCAAGGTGAAGCTTGCCGGTAACATTCGGCGGCGGAATGACAATCGTGTAGGGCTCTTTCGCTTCATCGCCTGTCGCCTGGAAAAACTTTTCTTTCACCCACCAGTCATACCACTTTGCTTCCGTCGATTGCGGGTTATACTTCGTCGGCATCTTGATTTCTTCATTAGCCATCTCTATACCCTCCTGTTTTTTACGTTTCTTCTGTAGGTCCTTTGCTGAAAACAGCCAATAAAAAAAGCCTTTTTCACCAAAAGGGCGAAAAAAGCTGTATCCGCGGTACCACCTTTATTTGCCTGAACAGGAATGCTGAAAAATCCTGCCCGGCACACTTCATCGGATAACGGCTTATGCCGGCTTCTTCTACTGATGCCATAAGGCCCTTGTTCAAAGAAGCTGCTTGAGGGCGACCTTCCGAATACATGGATCCTGGAAATTCTCTCAGCAAACTGAATTTCCTCTCTTTAGGCCTTGCATCCATACTCTTCCCTGTCCCAGCATTTCATTCATGGACTTTTTCAAATACTGATATATAAGTATATTACAAATAAAGTTCGAATGACGTCAACTATTGTTCCCCGTTTTTTTGATTTTTATTCATAATGATTTGGCTGTAAGCAAACTGGATTCATTATACACGTCTTTCCGTTAGGGTTTTTCGTAAACATTGCTCCTGTTTTAACAGGGCGGGTTGATTTCTGATACAATACTCACTTTCACCTGGACCACAAGTGCTGCATCAGTTCATGGTTACCTTCGGCCGCATCCACAGTATGTTCTTTGCCGGAGGGCTTCAGGCATATCCATTCATTCCCGTCCATAACTCTTTCTTCACAAATACACTTTTCCCCGACCTCCTGCATAAACTGGTTTTAACACGACTGGACGCTCTATGCTTCTGGAAGGAGGAAATCATGAAAAGACGTTACTGGAAGTACAGGCTGCCGCCCGGTGTAAGGAAGTTCAGGGACATTTGCGAACAAATCACTCTGCCGTTATGTATATTCCAGCTGATCAGAACGCTGCTCTTTCCAACAACCCTTGATGTCATTTTTTTAATCTGCCTTGTATTTCTGCTGTGTTGTTTTTATTTGGGATGGTTATAGGGGGCTCTCACAAAATTTTTTCGGCCTTCTGCTCTGCCTGGATCGCTTCTCACCTTAATTCTTCATATAAAGTAAGCCGGCTGACTTCCTGTCTGCCGGCTTACTCTGTCATTCTGTTTCCATCTCGATCATTCTCCTTGCAATCACCCCGCGTTTTTCAAGTTTCCAGACCGCTTGCTGCAGCCTGCGGGTCCAAGTTAAGTGGTCCGTAAGCCGCAGCCTGCTGAGGCAAA
This genomic interval from Bacillus marinisedimentorum contains the following:
- a CDS encoding valine--tRNA ligase; translation: MANEEIKMPTKYNPQSTEAKWYDWWVKEKFFQATGDEAKEPYTIVIPPPNVTGKLHLGHAWDTTLQDILTRAKRMQGYDVLWLPGMDHAGIATQAKVDAKLREQGISRHDLGREKFLEKSWEWKEEYAEFIRRQWAKLGLGLDYSRERFTLDEGLSKAVREVFVSLYKKGLIYRGEYIINWDPQTKTALSDIEVIYKDVQGAFYHMRYPLADGSGEIEIATTRPETMLGDTAIAVHPEDDRYKHLIGNKAILPIIGRELEIVGDDYVDMEFGSGAVKITPAHDPNDFEIGNRHNLKRVLVMNEDGTMNGNAGKYQGMDRFECRKEIVKDLQDEGVLVKIEEHTHSVGHSERSGAVVEPYLSTQWFVKMGPLAEQAIELQKTDGKVNFVPERFEKTYMHWIENIRDWCISRQLWWGHRIPAWYHKETGEIHVGHEPPQDIENWKQDEDVLDTWFSSALWPFSTMGWPDEESADFKRFYPTDVLVTGYDIIYFWVARMIFQGIEFTGKRPFKDVLLHGLVRDADGRKMSKSLGNGIDPMEVIDKYGADALRYFLATGGTPGQDLRFQWEKVESAWNFGNKIWNASRFALMNMEGMTYEEIDLSGEKTVADKWILTRLNETIRDVSKMMDKYEFGEVGRLLYNFIWDDLCDWYIEMAKLPLYGDDEDQKKTTRSVLAYVLDNTMRLLHPYMPFITEEIWQHLPHKGVSITVASWPGVREEMSDQQASEEMKLLVDIIRSVRNIRAEVNTPMSKQIKLKIKTTEESMMGTLEKNRDYLERFCNPSELLIGTGVEADEKAMTAVVTGAELILPLEGLIDIAEEIIRLEKELEKLNGEVTRVQKKLGNENFVKKAPEAVVDEERKKEKDYLEKRDIVKSRLEELKQ